A part of Salvelinus alpinus chromosome 5, SLU_Salpinus.1, whole genome shotgun sequence genomic DNA contains:
- the LOC139576441 gene encoding growth arrest and DNA damage-inducible protein GADD45 gamma-like produces the protein MTLEMEEIRGQESALDTTDRVQIAGTALEELLVSAKKQDYLTVGVYESAKVMNVDADNVAFCVLATDEEYECDIALQIHFTLIQAFCFDNDINVVRVNDIERLADLVGTDETGEPKDAHCILVTSPGAESWKDPALDKLHLFCEESRSVYDWVPTITLPER, from the exons ATGACTCTGGAAATGGAAGAGATCCGTGGACAGGAGAGCGCACTCGATACCACCGATAG AGTGCAAATTGCAGGCACAGCCCTGGAGGAGCTGTTGGTGTCTGCAAAGAAGCAGGACTATCTTACGGTGGGAGTCTACGAGTCTGCCAAAGTTATGAATGT TGACGCAGACAATGTGGCATTCTGCGTTCTGGCGACAGACGAGGAGTACGAATGCGACATCGCGCTACAGATCCACTTCACCCTCATCCAGGCTTTCTGCTTCGATAACGACATCAACGTTGTGCGCGTTAACGATATCGAGCGCCTGGCTGACCTCGTGGGCACGGACGAAACCGGGGAACCCAAGGACGCACATTGCATTCTTGTCACG aGCCCTGGTGCTGAGTCGTGGAAAGACCCTGCTTTGGACAAACTGCATCTGTTCTGTGAGGAGAGCCGCAGTGTGTATGACTGGGTTCCCACCATCACCCTCCCTGAACGCTGA